In Shewanella sp. VB17, a single genomic region encodes these proteins:
- a CDS encoding tRNA1(Val) (adenine(37)-N6)-methyltransferase, producing MAFTFKQFHINDHGCGMPVSTDAVLLGAWAPLTQAKHILDIGAGSGLLSLMAAQRSEADLTSIELDGIAVNACSQNFNASKWQSRFNLLHTSVQEFSATHQANTSIKFDHIICNPPYFKGGTQSNDRLRAQARHTDTLNFHSLLQAITQLLTPTGTASLILPSQSMPPFKEELDRSTLFIEQLTDIRDSDLKAPHRHLFTLRHSAIGSQSQTKTNFCIKKLDGRYTEEMITLITDFYLKY from the coding sequence ATGGCCTTTACCTTTAAACAATTTCATATTAACGATCACGGTTGCGGTATGCCCGTTAGTACTGACGCAGTACTACTTGGCGCATGGGCACCATTGACACAAGCTAAACATATTTTAGACATAGGTGCGGGCAGCGGCTTGCTCAGTTTGATGGCGGCGCAGCGAAGTGAAGCCGACCTCACTTCGATTGAACTTGACGGTATTGCTGTCAACGCATGCAGTCAAAATTTCAACGCATCTAAATGGCAGAGTAGATTTAATCTGCTACATACCAGTGTTCAAGAATTTAGCGCAACTCATCAAGCTAATACCAGCATTAAATTCGATCACATTATCTGCAATCCCCCTTATTTTAAAGGCGGCACCCAATCCAATGATCGACTTAGAGCTCAAGCAAGGCACACGGATACATTGAATTTTCACTCGCTCCTGCAGGCAATCACTCAACTATTAACCCCCACAGGTACCGCAAGTTTAATTTTACCCTCTCAAAGCATGCCGCCTTTTAAGGAAGAACTAGACCGCTCAACTTTATTCATAGAACAATTGACTGACATTCGCGATTCAGATTTAAAAGCCCCTCATCGTCATCTATTTACTCTCAGACATAGCGCGATTGGCAGTCAATCACAGACCAAAACTAATTTTTGTATTAAAAAACTAGACGGTCGTTATACAGAAGAAATGATCACACTTATAACCGATTTTTACCTAAAATATTAA
- the brnQ gene encoding branched-chain amino acid transport system II carrier protein has product MTITDTLGLGFMTFAFFLGAGNLIFPPLAGFLSGENMSLAMIGFLITAVTLPLITLIAVAKANGKIMGLLPPLAATIFAIAIYIVIGPAFAAPRAGLVAYEMGLKPFLADSNSTFMLAGIALNISQLLYSLIFFGVAMLLALYPGKLLDYVGKVLTPIMLSLLVVLAASVFMVPATEVGQAVGDYQASPLTKGILEGYNTMDTLASLIFGMLIIDVLRRKGVSDSKEQTKYLIRAAFVAAAGLAFVYISLFYLGATAGDIAIGADNGGVILTNYVNREFGEFGQFLLAAVVTLACLTTVIGLVTACSEFFNELIPSLSYRAFVIIISLICGIVANVGLAELISISVPVLYTIYPVAMALVAVTFLTKKFSMPEFSHRIVLSVALVFGVIDGLKAAGFDMGLIDFMPLHNEGMAWLLPTGLTIVVCLLVKKPNSDPLLSS; this is encoded by the coding sequence ATGACGATCACTGACACTTTGGGCTTAGGTTTTATGACCTTCGCGTTTTTTTTAGGTGCGGGTAATTTAATTTTTCCACCACTTGCAGGTTTCTTGTCTGGTGAGAATATGAGTCTGGCCATGATTGGCTTTTTAATCACTGCGGTAACTTTACCCTTGATAACCTTAATTGCTGTCGCCAAGGCAAATGGTAAGATCATGGGATTACTGCCGCCATTAGCTGCGACTATTTTCGCTATTGCTATCTACATTGTTATTGGTCCAGCTTTTGCGGCGCCTCGTGCAGGACTGGTGGCTTATGAGATGGGATTAAAACCTTTTCTAGCCGACAGTAATTCGACCTTTATGCTGGCGGGGATAGCGCTTAATATTTCTCAATTACTTTATTCATTAATCTTCTTTGGTGTAGCGATGTTATTGGCACTCTATCCTGGTAAATTACTTGATTACGTAGGTAAAGTATTAACACCTATCATGTTGTCACTGTTGGTTGTGCTTGCTGCATCGGTGTTTATGGTTCCGGCGACAGAAGTCGGCCAAGCGGTAGGCGATTATCAAGCAAGTCCATTAACTAAAGGTATTTTAGAAGGTTACAATACCATGGATACGTTAGCGTCACTTATCTTTGGGATGTTGATCATCGATGTCTTACGCCGCAAAGGGGTGAGTGATAGTAAAGAGCAAACTAAATATTTAATCCGAGCAGCCTTTGTTGCTGCAGCAGGACTAGCATTTGTTTATATTTCTCTTTTCTACTTAGGGGCTACAGCAGGTGATATTGCGATTGGTGCTGATAATGGCGGGGTGATTTTAACTAATTATGTGAATCGTGAATTTGGTGAGTTTGGACAGTTCTTATTAGCGGCTGTGGTCACTCTAGCTTGTTTAACAACCGTTATTGGTTTGGTTACGGCTTGTTCTGAGTTTTTCAATGAGCTTATTCCTAGTTTGTCGTATCGTGCATTTGTCATCATTATCAGCCTTATTTGTGGGATCGTTGCCAATGTCGGTTTAGCGGAATTGATCAGCATTAGTGTGCCTGTTCTCTATACCATTTATCCTGTTGCAATGGCACTTGTTGCGGTGACTTTCTTAACGAAAAAATTCTCAATGCCTGAATTTTCTCATCGTATCGTGTTAAGTGTCGCATTGGTGTTTGGTGTGATTGATGGACTAAAGGCGGCCGGGTTCGATATGGGCCTGATTGACTTTATGCCTTTACACAATGAAGGAATGGCATGGTTGTTACCAACGGGTTTAACCATCGTGGTTTGCTTATTGGTTAAAAAACCAAATTCTGATCCATTATTGAGTTCTTAG
- a CDS encoding efflux RND transporter periplasmic adaptor subunit: MITIILRRLAPLYILVFFSIAAWLLINTKKEPEQKDETKLVPIVDVIKAELKTVSLNLPSYGVVTPKNKTQLVTEVKGRLLIISPNFVAGGVVKKGEKLAVIEPSDYEADLSQAQATLAQAKAALEEEVARGEVAKNDWKGYDLGLPPELGLRLPQLKKEQANVKFAEAAMARAQRNLERTIISAPFEGIIKIRNVDLGQYVALGTNLGELYDTRIAEVRLPLANNDLAYLESVDKPDTQVTFSASLAGKEMTWTGNIVRSEGVIDTENRMVYLVAEINDPYLKKMKKKGQLPLKYGSFVTAVIKGRTVSGIVKLPRHIVHNGHVAVVSNSNTIELREVNIIRTDINNVYIKDSLQDGERISLTKLANMTSGQQVTILSKVSENSIKINEDEIKSEQNTATMDVQ, encoded by the coding sequence ATGATAACAATAATACTCAGAAGGTTAGCTCCCCTCTATATTCTGGTTTTTTTCAGTATTGCTGCTTGGCTTCTCATTAACACTAAAAAAGAGCCAGAGCAAAAAGATGAAACAAAATTAGTGCCTATCGTAGATGTCATTAAAGCTGAACTAAAAACAGTCTCTTTAAACCTTCCTTCCTATGGTGTCGTCACTCCTAAGAATAAAACCCAACTGGTTACCGAAGTAAAAGGAAGGTTGCTGATTATTTCTCCAAATTTTGTCGCCGGTGGTGTCGTTAAAAAAGGCGAAAAGCTGGCTGTCATTGAACCATCGGACTATGAAGCAGATCTCAGTCAGGCTCAAGCAACTTTAGCTCAAGCAAAAGCAGCGCTCGAAGAAGAAGTCGCTCGTGGTGAGGTCGCTAAAAATGATTGGAAAGGTTATGACCTAGGCCTACCACCAGAGCTGGGATTACGTTTACCTCAATTAAAAAAAGAACAAGCTAACGTAAAGTTTGCTGAAGCAGCAATGGCTCGTGCTCAGCGAAACCTAGAAAGAACAATTATTAGCGCTCCTTTTGAAGGGATTATAAAAATTAGAAATGTCGATTTAGGCCAATATGTCGCACTTGGCACTAACTTAGGAGAGCTCTACGATACCCGTATTGCTGAAGTCCGTTTACCCCTTGCCAATAATGACCTTGCTTACTTGGAGTCAGTAGATAAACCTGATACTCAAGTCACCTTTAGTGCCTCTCTTGCAGGAAAAGAGATGACATGGACAGGCAATATCGTTCGCAGTGAAGGGGTAATAGATACCGAAAATCGTATGGTCTATCTGGTCGCAGAAATTAATGATCCGTACCTAAAAAAGATGAAGAAAAAAGGGCAACTCCCTCTCAAATATGGCAGTTTTGTCACCGCAGTGATCAAGGGGCGTACGGTCAGTGGCATTGTGAAACTTCCACGTCATATTGTCCATAATGGTCATGTCGCTGTGGTATCTAACAGTAATACTATTGAACTACGTGAGGTCAATATTATTAGAACCGATATAAACAATGTTTACATTAAAGATAGCTTACAAGATGGTGAACGTATCTCACTAACAAAGCTGGCAAATATGACCTCTGGCCAACAAGTCACAATCTTAAGTAAAGTCAGTGAAAACAGCATTAAAATCAATGAAGATGAAATAAAATCAGAGCAAAATACAGCCACTATGGATGTTCAATAA
- the srmB gene encoding ATP-dependent RNA helicase SrmB gives MQFEDFLLDPILLASLKAMGHLKPTTIQQQAIPLAMDQRDILARAPTGTGKTASFLLPALQHIIDFPRRFSGQARVVILTPTRELASQIHRYASHLAYELDLNTVIITGGVPYGPQEEALKGNVDILVATPGRLMEYLDKGLFNAEEVEILVIDEADRMLDMGFSAAVETIAIESVGRKQTMLFSATLEGSDVGRFSHQLLTDPAKVEAEAPRSEKAKIHQWIHIADDKEHKFKLLCSILQQEDTKRAIVFVKTRESVASLDGLLQKAGITCSFMRGDMEQKQRFQALGRFSKGEVNVLLATDVAARGIDVENITHVINFDMPRSADTYVHRIGRTGRAGAKGTAISLVEAHDIRVVGKIERYLDQPLKRRFIKDLRPKNKEAKPPGKNKVKPTDKTFSKKNKKKKK, from the coding sequence ATGCAATTTGAAGACTTCCTGCTTGACCCTATATTATTAGCGTCATTGAAAGCCATGGGCCACCTTAAGCCTACGACTATACAACAACAAGCGATCCCATTGGCCATGGATCAGCGGGATATTCTTGCACGAGCACCGACAGGAACAGGAAAAACCGCCAGCTTCTTATTACCAGCTCTTCAACATATTATTGACTTTCCACGCCGATTTTCAGGTCAAGCACGCGTCGTTATTCTTACACCAACCCGTGAATTAGCCAGCCAAATACACAGGTATGCCTCTCATCTGGCTTATGAGTTAGATCTCAACACCGTCATTATTACCGGCGGAGTCCCTTATGGCCCACAGGAGGAAGCATTAAAAGGTAATGTTGATATTCTTGTGGCAACCCCTGGTCGCTTAATGGAGTATCTAGATAAAGGGTTATTTAACGCAGAAGAAGTGGAAATACTGGTAATAGATGAAGCAGATAGAATGCTCGACATGGGCTTCTCAGCTGCTGTTGAAACCATCGCAATTGAATCTGTTGGCCGTAAACAAACCATGCTTTTTTCTGCGACATTAGAAGGCAGCGATGTAGGCCGTTTCTCTCATCAACTGCTTACAGATCCTGCAAAAGTTGAAGCTGAAGCACCTCGTAGTGAGAAAGCTAAAATTCACCAATGGATCCATATTGCCGATGATAAAGAGCATAAATTTAAGCTCTTATGCAGCATTCTACAACAAGAAGATACTAAGCGAGCCATCGTGTTCGTTAAAACTCGTGAATCTGTAGCAAGTCTAGATGGGCTACTCCAAAAAGCAGGCATTACCTGTAGCTTTATGCGTGGTGATATGGAACAAAAACAACGCTTTCAAGCTCTTGGTCGTTTCAGCAAAGGAGAGGTCAACGTATTACTTGCGACGGATGTTGCTGCACGTGGAATCGATGTCGAAAACATCACTCATGTGATTAATTTTGATATGCCAAGGTCTGCTGATACTTATGTCCACCGCATAGGCCGTACAGGTCGTGCTGGTGCTAAGGGCACCGCCATTTCTCTTGTCGAAGCACATGACATTCGCGTTGTGGGTAAAATTGAGCGTTATTTGGACCAACCACTTAAGCGTCGTTTTATTAAAGATCTTAGGCCTAAGAACAAGGAAGCGAAACCACCAGGAAAGAACAAAGTTAAACCGACTGACAAGACCTTTAGCAAAAAAAACAAAAAAAAGAAAAAGTAA